One window from the genome of Leucobacter aridicollis encodes:
- a CDS encoding inositol-3-phosphate synthase, which translates to MSVKVALAGIGNCVSSLVQGVEYYRDAADDAEVPGLMHVRLGGYHVSDLEFVAAFDVDAEKVGKDLSEAIWAGRNNTIKFSDVPHIGLEVLRAPTYDGLGMYYRDEVVESTATPVDVAQALRDSGAEVLACYLPVGSEEAVKFYAQAALEAGVAFVNAIPVFVASDPEWAAKFTEAGLPIVGDDIKSQVGATITHRVLARLLESRGIALDHTYQLNVGGNMDFKNMLERSRLHSKKISKTQAVTSNISADLPAEDVHVGPSDHVPWLEDRKFAFVRLEGRGFGDVPMMLEYKLEVWDSPNSAGTMIDAIRTAKVALDRGHGGPVEAASAYFMKSPPVQKPDEEARAELEAFIAGA; encoded by the coding sequence ATGAGTGTGAAGGTTGCCCTCGCGGGAATTGGAAACTGCGTGAGTTCGCTCGTGCAGGGTGTCGAGTACTACCGCGACGCCGCAGATGACGCCGAGGTTCCCGGGCTCATGCACGTTCGCCTCGGCGGGTACCACGTGTCTGATCTTGAGTTCGTTGCGGCATTCGACGTCGACGCAGAGAAGGTCGGAAAAGACCTCTCTGAGGCTATTTGGGCCGGGCGCAACAACACGATCAAGTTCTCGGATGTGCCCCACATTGGCCTCGAGGTGCTCCGCGCTCCGACGTACGACGGCCTTGGCATGTACTACCGCGACGAGGTTGTCGAGTCGACCGCAACACCCGTCGATGTCGCGCAGGCACTGCGCGACTCTGGCGCTGAGGTGCTCGCATGCTATCTGCCAGTCGGCAGCGAGGAAGCAGTGAAGTTTTACGCGCAGGCAGCACTTGAAGCTGGTGTTGCGTTCGTCAACGCCATTCCTGTGTTCGTCGCAAGCGACCCCGAGTGGGCGGCAAAGTTCACCGAGGCAGGGCTGCCAATCGTTGGAGACGATATTAAGAGCCAGGTTGGGGCGACGATCACCCACCGTGTGCTCGCCCGTCTGCTCGAAAGCCGTGGCATCGCGCTTGACCACACCTATCAGCTGAATGTCGGCGGCAACATGGACTTCAAGAACATGCTTGAGCGCAGCCGCCTGCACTCGAAGAAGATCTCGAAGACGCAGGCAGTTACCTCGAACATCTCGGCAGATCTTCCGGCAGAGGACGTCCACGTCGGGCCGAGCGACCATGTGCCGTGGCTTGAGGATCGCAAGTTCGCTTTCGTACGTCTCGAAGGCCGCGGGTTCGGCGATGTGCCGATGATGCTCGAATACAAGCTTGAGGTGTGGGACTCCCCCAACTCGGCAGGCACGATGATCGACGCGATCCGCACCGCGAAGGTCGCACTCGACCGCGGGCACGGCGGACCGGTCGAGGCCGCGTCGGCGTACTTTATGAAGTCCCCGCCGGTGCAGAAGCCTGACGAGGAGGCCCGAGCCGAGCTCGAGGCATTTATCGCCGGCGCCTAG
- a CDS encoding PIG-L family deacetylase has protein sequence MTTDPAQWFSGATRVMFVHAHPDDETITTGGTLAALSEAGREPLVVTLTRGERGEVVDGPLAHLAGTDGLAPHRQAELSAALAMLGVERHAFLGVAPARAEGLQPTIYEDSGMEWLASGQAGPSADATVDALTVVPAVESLNDLFAAANEAGAGAIVSYDDGGGYGHPDHVHAHRIARAVAIALDLPFWEIVTDIDTVDEPDTGTDGGTTEAHDVAPWLGRKVVALRAYATQLTVEGDEIVHVGGQRQAISPVEAFRLRHPG, from the coding sequence GTGACTACAGATCCTGCACAGTGGTTTTCGGGCGCGACACGCGTGATGTTCGTGCACGCTCATCCCGACGACGAGACGATTACGACTGGCGGCACGCTCGCCGCGCTGTCTGAAGCCGGGCGCGAGCCACTCGTTGTCACGCTCACCAGGGGCGAGCGCGGCGAAGTTGTTGACGGCCCACTCGCCCACCTGGCAGGGACAGACGGCCTCGCCCCGCACAGGCAAGCCGAGCTTTCTGCCGCGCTCGCGATGCTCGGGGTCGAACGTCATGCGTTTCTTGGAGTTGCGCCGGCGCGGGCCGAGGGGCTCCAGCCGACGATCTACGAGGATTCAGGGATGGAGTGGCTTGCCTCCGGGCAAGCCGGGCCCAGCGCCGACGCAACCGTTGACGCGCTCACGGTTGTGCCTGCGGTCGAGTCTTTGAACGACCTCTTCGCCGCGGCGAACGAGGCCGGTGCAGGGGCGATTGTGAGCTACGACGACGGGGGTGGCTACGGTCATCCGGACCACGTCCATGCGCACCGGATCGCGCGCGCCGTCGCGATCGCGCTTGATCTTCCGTTCTGGGAGATCGTGACTGACATTGACACGGTCGACGAGCCCGATACTGGGACCGACGGAGGAACAACCGAGGCACACGACGTGGCGCCGTGGCTTGGGAGAAAAGTCGTCGCGCTGCGGGCGTACGCGACTCAGCTGACGGTCGAAGGCGACGAGATCGTCCATGTTGGCGGGCAGCGCCAGGCGATCTCGCCTGTTGAAGCATTCCGGCTCCGACATCCCGGGTAG
- a CDS encoding CCA tRNA nucleotidyltransferase, with product MIELRRIAESRPVATLATAFAEAGFEFALVGGPVRDAMLGRRVTDLDFTTSARPEQTRAILETLTNNIWDIGRDFGTIAAQIFGEQVEITTYRAETYRDDSRKPEVSFGDSIDGDLVRRDFTINALALMLPELRLVDVSGGVEDLVAGRIVTPASAEASFTDDPLRMLRAARFASQLGFEVAEETEAAMVRFADRLDIISAERVRDEFTKLLLTTDPVPGIRLLVDTGLAERFLPELVALVTTQDDHGRHKDVYEHSLTVLTQAIELEHSRHAGDSGQPFVPDLVVRLAALLHDIGKPATRRFEHGGVTFHHHDIVGAKLTRKRLRELRFDNTTIKRVARLVELHLRFFGYSDQQWTDSAVRRYVRDAGGELEQLHILTRADVTTRNRRKAERLEHAYDDIERRIAALAEEEQLAAVRPELDGAAIMRLLEIPPGPLVGRAYSFLLELRLDEGVIGEEAAAERLLSWYREQTEGAES from the coding sequence ATGATCGAACTTCGCCGAATCGCCGAGTCGCGGCCCGTTGCCACCCTTGCGACGGCGTTCGCGGAGGCCGGGTTTGAATTCGCGCTGGTTGGCGGTCCAGTGCGCGACGCGATGTTAGGTCGCCGCGTTACAGACCTCGACTTCACGACTTCGGCGCGACCGGAGCAGACGCGTGCGATCTTGGAGACGCTTACCAACAACATCTGGGACATCGGCCGAGACTTTGGCACGATTGCTGCGCAGATCTTCGGCGAACAGGTGGAGATCACCACCTATCGTGCCGAGACCTACCGCGACGACTCGCGCAAGCCCGAGGTGAGCTTCGGCGACTCCATTGATGGCGACCTTGTTCGACGCGACTTTACAATCAACGCGCTTGCCCTCATGCTTCCTGAGCTTCGGCTTGTCGATGTGTCGGGCGGTGTCGAGGACCTCGTGGCCGGACGCATCGTCACCCCTGCCTCGGCGGAAGCATCGTTCACCGACGATCCGCTCCGAATGCTGCGTGCGGCGAGGTTTGCCTCGCAGCTTGGGTTCGAGGTTGCCGAAGAGACCGAAGCCGCGATGGTGCGGTTTGCTGACAGGCTCGACATCATCTCCGCGGAGCGGGTGCGCGATGAATTCACGAAGCTCCTGCTCACCACCGATCCGGTTCCTGGCATCCGGCTCCTTGTTGACACGGGGCTCGCCGAGCGGTTCCTGCCCGAGCTTGTCGCTCTCGTCACGACGCAGGACGACCATGGCAGGCACAAAGACGTGTATGAGCACAGCTTGACGGTGCTGACTCAGGCCATTGAGCTCGAGCACTCTCGGCACGCGGGTGACTCAGGTCAACCGTTTGTGCCTGACCTCGTTGTGCGTCTCGCAGCGCTGTTGCACGACATCGGCAAGCCAGCGACGAGGCGATTTGAGCACGGCGGTGTCACTTTTCACCACCACGACATTGTCGGCGCGAAGCTGACACGCAAACGCCTGCGTGAGCTGCGTTTCGATAACACGACGATCAAGCGGGTGGCGCGGCTCGTGGAACTTCACCTTCGATTCTTCGGCTACAGCGATCAGCAGTGGACCGACTCGGCGGTGCGCCGCTACGTCAGGGACGCGGGCGGAGAACTCGAACAGCTGCACATCCTCACCCGCGCGGATGTGACGACGCGTAACCGGCGCAAGGCCGAGCGTCTTGAACATGCGTACGACGACATTGAACGTCGTATCGCGGCGCTTGCCGAAGAGGAGCAGCTCGCCGCCGTGCGCCCGGAGCTTGATGGCGCCGCGATCATGCGACTGCTCGAGATTCCGCCTGGCCCCCTCGTGGGCCGCGCGTACTCTTTCCTCCTTGAACTCCGCCTCGACGAGGGGGTCATCGGGGAGGAAGCTGCGGCAGAGAGACTTCTGTCTTGGTATCGGGAACAGACCGAGGGCGCAGAGAGTTAG
- a CDS encoding DUF6049 family protein — translation MRLLRRPRAVAAALIVAALLAGGTPAALAAVVERAAETPPGGGAVDSDEVEQPELRLIVAPETPIVESTATEVKFTVLLQNSGELSVPEGSVELAIGDRLTGSSAIPRPEELAATADAPPLDSEASAVDGAGDAKGQGPDADAERAAPQRTVLATAAIDAIAGGKEQTATVTVSLTDIPSFTSTGHGVYPVYATYRASDSGSAASLSAFSPIVWSGPHQADAAVDLTSVVPLTLSTKVQSLPTRAQLASETPRLDALVDFATRTQAVLAIDPRYVAAVRAYGTEAPQPARDLVARLESTSLSTFMLQFGDADPAAQSALGATELLQPEGFEFVTRFGAWEPTVDAANPDGAPDVTNSDAAANPAATPSVEDAEGEGEPDSPDESAEAPSDEALAEWSTGLAGAWPGPGQVGSGTLNLLRSSGIDFTVLRSDNVALTGGPRAGLGEGGSALVTDAELDAGVQLALAGATDAERALGAAQAAARLTLAADSEVKGIVLGVDRGGSAAHEHPERVLADLTTQRWVKSIAHTAQSEGTATLRAQAPTEERVELLAEAVDNEASVLEARATLVNPEYLDSYQRMRLLTLFSTGYSAPEADFPEVARQFAKRDAELHDGVRLVGTKRAQLVGGSTKIPIQLRNSLPFDAVVTLEVSPTSAALSLPERTFRDIQLPEDSSERVLVPATSRVSSGDSALLLSVTSTDGEYTASTGRLEVTISSAVETVAIALLGSAAALLFGFGIWRSIRRRRTLSAGE, via the coding sequence ATGCGACTTCTCCGGCGACCGAGGGCAGTAGCGGCTGCGTTGATCGTTGCCGCACTGCTCGCTGGCGGCACTCCCGCCGCCCTTGCCGCGGTCGTTGAACGCGCGGCAGAAACCCCGCCCGGGGGCGGGGCTGTCGACAGTGATGAGGTCGAGCAACCAGAGCTGCGGCTCATCGTCGCACCAGAAACACCGATCGTTGAGAGCACCGCGACCGAGGTCAAGTTCACCGTGCTGCTGCAAAACTCGGGCGAGCTGAGCGTCCCTGAGGGGTCAGTGGAGTTAGCCATCGGTGACCGCCTGACCGGGAGCTCGGCGATCCCTCGCCCTGAGGAGCTCGCTGCGACTGCGGATGCGCCGCCGCTCGACTCGGAGGCGAGCGCGGTAGACGGGGCCGGCGACGCAAAGGGGCAAGGCCCCGACGCCGACGCCGAACGCGCAGCCCCGCAGCGCACGGTGCTCGCGACCGCCGCGATCGACGCGATCGCCGGCGGAAAGGAGCAGACCGCGACGGTCACAGTTTCGCTCACAGATATTCCCTCATTCACTTCAACGGGGCATGGCGTCTATCCCGTCTACGCGACATACCGCGCGAGCGATTCGGGGTCGGCTGCGAGCCTGTCTGCATTTTCCCCGATTGTGTGGAGCGGCCCGCACCAGGCAGACGCCGCGGTCGACCTGACGTCGGTTGTTCCACTCACTCTGTCCACGAAAGTGCAGTCACTGCCGACGCGGGCCCAGCTCGCCAGCGAAACGCCTCGCCTCGATGCGCTCGTCGATTTCGCGACGCGCACGCAGGCCGTGCTCGCGATCGACCCGCGGTACGTCGCCGCAGTCCGCGCTTACGGAACTGAGGCACCGCAGCCTGCTCGAGATCTTGTCGCGCGGCTCGAGTCGACCTCGCTGTCGACATTCATGCTGCAATTCGGCGATGCGGATCCTGCTGCGCAGTCGGCCCTTGGTGCCACTGAGCTGCTCCAGCCCGAAGGCTTCGAGTTCGTCACGCGCTTCGGCGCGTGGGAGCCCACTGTCGATGCAGCGAACCCTGATGGCGCGCCCGATGTAACGAACAGCGACGCAGCTGCGAATCCTGCGGCGACACCGAGCGTAGAGGACGCGGAGGGCGAGGGAGAGCCAGACAGCCCCGACGAGAGCGCCGAGGCTCCGTCTGACGAGGCGCTTGCCGAATGGTCGACTGGTCTCGCAGGTGCTTGGCCAGGCCCGGGCCAGGTCGGCTCCGGCACCTTGAATCTGCTGCGCAGCTCAGGGATCGATTTCACAGTTCTGCGCTCAGATAACGTCGCTCTGACTGGCGGACCACGGGCTGGCCTCGGGGAAGGTGGGAGTGCGCTCGTCACCGACGCCGAGCTTGACGCCGGTGTTCAGCTCGCGCTTGCGGGTGCGACCGATGCCGAGCGGGCGCTTGGCGCGGCCCAGGCAGCTGCGCGCCTGACGCTCGCAGCTGATTCAGAGGTGAAGGGGATTGTCCTCGGTGTCGACCGGGGCGGCTCTGCGGCACACGAACACCCCGAACGTGTGCTCGCAGACCTCACGACCCAGCGGTGGGTCAAGTCAATCGCGCACACCGCTCAGAGCGAGGGCACCGCAACGCTGAGGGCTCAGGCTCCAACCGAAGAGAGGGTGGAGCTGCTTGCCGAGGCTGTCGACAACGAGGCCAGCGTGCTCGAAGCGCGCGCCACTCTCGTGAATCCCGAGTATCTCGACAGTTACCAGAGAATGCGTCTCCTCACGTTGTTCTCAACAGGCTATTCGGCCCCTGAAGCTGACTTCCCGGAGGTCGCCAGGCAGTTCGCGAAGCGCGACGCAGAACTCCACGATGGTGTCAGGCTCGTCGGGACGAAGCGGGCGCAGCTCGTCGGCGGGTCAACCAAGATCCCGATCCAGCTTCGCAACTCCCTCCCGTTCGACGCCGTTGTCACTCTCGAGGTCTCACCCACTTCCGCTGCGCTCAGCCTTCCCGAACGCACCTTTCGCGACATTCAGCTGCCCGAGGACTCGAGCGAACGGGTGCTCGTTCCGGCAACAAGTCGGGTCTCATCCGGCGACTCCGCGCTGCTGCTCTCGGTAACGAGCACCGATGGCGAATACACCGCGTCAACCGGGCGGCTCGAGGTGACAATCAGCAGTGCCGTTGAGACTGTCGCGATCGCGCTACTCGGCTCCGCGGCTGCACTGCTGTTCGGGTTCGGGATCTGGCGAAGCATCCGCAGACGACGCACACTCAGCGCGGGGGAATAG
- the trxB gene encoding thioredoxin-disulfide reductase — translation MREVIIIGSGPAGFTAAIYAARAELSPQLFASQVSMGGELMNTTEVENFPGFPEGIQGPDLMQKMQEQAERFGTEVVYDDIAEVDFSGEIKRVTDTTGTVHEARSIIFATGSAYRKLGVEGEERLSGHGVSWCATCDGFFFRDKTIAVVGGGDSAMEEATFLTRFAKKVYVIHRRDSLKASKIMQQRAFDNEKIEFIWNSEVTEIHGEGSADRLSLRNTVDGSVSELPIEGLFIAVGNDPRTHLVHGKLDLTDEGTIAVEGRTSLTSVPGVFAAGDVIDPSYRQAITAAASGTVAALDAERYLAAVEDASVAVPVAG, via the coding sequence ATGCGCGAGGTCATCATTATCGGCTCGGGCCCTGCCGGGTTTACTGCAGCAATCTACGCTGCGCGAGCTGAACTCTCGCCGCAGCTTTTCGCGAGCCAGGTGAGCATGGGCGGCGAGCTCATGAACACGACTGAGGTCGAGAACTTCCCCGGCTTCCCGGAGGGGATCCAGGGCCCCGATCTCATGCAGAAGATGCAGGAGCAGGCCGAGCGTTTTGGCACGGAGGTCGTCTACGACGATATTGCGGAGGTCGACTTCTCCGGCGAGATCAAGCGCGTGACCGATACAACCGGTACCGTGCATGAAGCCCGCTCCATCATCTTCGCGACGGGTTCTGCCTACCGCAAGCTTGGCGTTGAGGGCGAGGAGCGTCTCTCCGGTCACGGGGTCTCCTGGTGCGCAACCTGCGACGGATTCTTCTTCCGCGACAAGACAATCGCGGTTGTCGGCGGCGGCGACTCAGCGATGGAGGAGGCAACCTTCCTCACTCGATTCGCGAAGAAGGTCTACGTCATTCACCGCCGCGATTCGCTCAAGGCGTCGAAGATCATGCAGCAGCGCGCATTCGACAACGAGAAGATCGAGTTCATCTGGAACTCCGAGGTCACCGAAATCCACGGCGAGGGTTCGGCAGACCGACTCAGCCTGCGCAACACAGTAGACGGCTCAGTCAGCGAGCTTCCCATCGAGGGACTGTTCATCGCGGTCGGAAACGATCCACGTACACACCTTGTGCACGGCAAGCTCGACCTCACCGACGAAGGCACCATTGCCGTCGAGGGGCGGACATCGCTCACTTCGGTCCCTGGCGTTTTCGCTGCGGGTGACGTCATCGATCCGAGCTACCGCCAGGCAATCACGGCTGCAGCATCTGGCACCGTCGCGGCGCTTGACGCCGAGCGGTACCTCGCTGCAGTCGAAGACGCCAGCGTCGCCGTACCAGTCGCAGGCTAA
- the trxA gene encoding thioredoxin, which produces MNEPINVDEQTFEKVVLQSEIPVLVDFWAAWCGPCRAVAPVLAEIAQEQEGKILIAKLNVDENPALAAQYRITSIPAMKVFKGGSEVHEIIGAMPKQMIENELTGII; this is translated from the coding sequence ATGAACGAGCCAATCAACGTTGACGAGCAGACCTTCGAGAAGGTCGTGCTGCAGAGCGAGATCCCAGTTCTCGTCGATTTCTGGGCCGCGTGGTGCGGGCCCTGCCGGGCTGTGGCACCCGTACTCGCTGAGATCGCTCAGGAGCAGGAGGGCAAGATCCTCATCGCCAAGCTCAATGTCGACGAGAACCCAGCACTCGCCGCGCAGTACCGCATCACCTCCATCCCCGCGATGAAGGTCTTCAAAGGCGGCAGCGAGGTCCACGAGATCATCGGCGCAATGCCCAAGCAGATGATCGAGAACGAGCTCACCGGCATCATCTGA
- a CDS encoding SRPBCC family protein, producing the protein MEDSERQISATRFIAASPEALFELIADPAAQPRWDGNNNLSSAAPGQRVRAVGDVFVMTNIGDRVRENHVVEFTEGRLIAWRPSPVGESAPGHLWRWELEPTTGGTLVRHSYDWSELTDPARFERARANTPETLRASIDRLAELAEDTAAAHD; encoded by the coding sequence ATGGAAGACTCAGAACGACAGATTTCAGCGACACGGTTCATTGCTGCGTCGCCCGAGGCGCTCTTTGAGCTCATCGCCGACCCCGCAGCGCAGCCCAGATGGGACGGGAACAACAACCTCTCGAGCGCTGCCCCCGGCCAACGTGTCCGTGCGGTCGGCGACGTGTTTGTGATGACGAATATCGGTGATCGCGTGCGAGAAAACCACGTCGTAGAATTCACCGAGGGACGACTCATCGCGTGGCGGCCCTCCCCCGTCGGTGAATCGGCGCCAGGACATCTCTGGCGGTGGGAACTCGAGCCGACAACTGGTGGAACCCTGGTGCGCCACAGTTACGACTGGTCAGAGCTCACTGATCCGGCCAGATTCGAACGAGCGCGCGCGAACACGCCGGAGACGCTTCGTGCTTCGATCGACAGACTCGCTGAACTCGCCGAGGACACGGCAGCTGCCCACGACTAG
- a CDS encoding ParB/RepB/Spo0J family partition protein: MTAKKRSGLGRGIGALIPQSPSEGERPVDVFFPAAGAAAAAAANAEAAEQEAELLEVPGAELRSLSVTDIVPNKLQPRTEFDEEALEELTHSVREFGVFQPIVVREISPKPRSGAKYELIMGERRLRASKRAGRDTIPAIVRSTADEHMLRDALLENLHRAQLNPLEEASAYQQLLADFGITQEQLAERIGRSRPQISNTIRLLKLPEPVQTRVAAGVLTAGHARAILALDGNVHAMQSLSDRIVNEGLSVRAAEAIASETPKQKTPKARPGAVQAQLSEIADRLGDRFDTRVSVKLGAKKGQIAIEFATIADLKRILDELGDPGFN; encoded by the coding sequence ATGACAGCGAAGAAGCGGAGTGGTCTTGGCCGCGGCATTGGCGCTCTGATTCCGCAGTCCCCCAGCGAGGGCGAGCGTCCGGTCGACGTGTTCTTCCCAGCCGCCGGTGCAGCGGCGGCGGCCGCGGCAAACGCTGAGGCAGCTGAGCAGGAGGCGGAGCTCCTCGAAGTTCCCGGAGCGGAGCTGCGTTCGCTGAGCGTCACAGATATCGTTCCGAACAAGCTTCAGCCGCGCACCGAGTTCGACGAAGAGGCACTCGAGGAACTCACTCACTCTGTGCGTGAATTCGGCGTGTTCCAGCCCATCGTTGTCCGCGAGATTTCGCCGAAGCCGCGCTCGGGCGCGAAGTATGAGCTCATCATGGGCGAGCGCCGTCTTCGCGCGTCAAAGCGTGCCGGCCGCGACACTATTCCCGCAATCGTTCGGTCGACAGCTGACGAACACATGCTGCGGGACGCGCTCCTTGAGAACCTGCACCGCGCTCAACTGAACCCACTTGAGGAAGCCTCTGCGTACCAGCAACTGTTGGCCGACTTTGGCATCACCCAAGAGCAGCTTGCCGAGCGTATCGGCCGGTCCCGCCCCCAGATCTCAAATACGATCCGACTCTTGAAGCTGCCAGAACCCGTGCAGACCCGAGTCGCTGCTGGCGTGTTGACTGCCGGGCACGCCCGCGCGATCCTCGCCCTCGACGGAAACGTTCACGCGATGCAGTCGCTGTCGGATCGCATCGTGAATGAGGGGCTCTCGGTGCGCGCAGCCGAAGCCATCGCAAGCGAGACGCCCAAGCAAAAGACGCCGAAGGCGCGTCCAGGCGCCGTGCAGGCGCAGTTGAGCGAGATCGCCGACAGGCTTGGCGATCGGTTTGACACAAGAGTGTCAGTCAAACTTGGCGCCAAGAAGGGGCAGATCGCGATCGAATTCGCGACGATCGCTGACCTCAAGCGCATTCTTGACGAACTCGGAGATCCGGGCTTTAACTAA
- a CDS encoding ParA family protein produces the protein MAEKPLVADHLEDKIKRRKRLASTPSPLPSETRIITVSNQKGGVGKTTTTVNLASALARRGANVLVIDLDPQGNASTALGVPHRPEITSVYEVLLGEASIEEAIQVSSDHDNLMCVPSTINLAGAEIELVSLVAREQRLRTALDAFLKGSTREYHYVFIDCPPSLGLLTVNAFVAGGEVLIPIQCEYYALEGLSQLLGNIQLIQKHLNPELRVSTILLTMYDARTNLAQEVANEVRQHFPEEVLDAVIPRSVRISEAPSYGQTVHEYDSGSIGALAYLEAAAEVAERGAPTTNTDKGDQG, from the coding sequence ATGGCTGAGAAACCACTCGTCGCCGACCATCTGGAAGACAAGATCAAGCGCCGCAAGCGACTTGCGAGCACGCCGTCTCCCCTGCCCTCTGAGACTCGAATCATTACGGTCTCAAACCAAAAGGGTGGCGTCGGCAAGACGACAACAACCGTGAATCTCGCCTCTGCCCTCGCGCGGCGCGGCGCGAACGTGCTCGTCATTGATCTTGACCCGCAAGGAAACGCGTCGACGGCCCTCGGCGTCCCTCACCGCCCCGAGATTACGAGCGTGTATGAGGTTCTTCTCGGCGAAGCGTCGATTGAAGAGGCAATTCAAGTCTCGAGCGATCACGACAACCTGATGTGTGTCCCATCGACAATCAATCTTGCCGGGGCTGAGATCGAGCTCGTCTCCCTTGTCGCTCGGGAGCAGCGCCTGCGCACGGCACTCGACGCTTTTTTGAAGGGCTCAACACGCGAGTACCACTATGTCTTCATTGACTGCCCTCCCTCGCTGGGGCTCTTGACAGTGAACGCCTTCGTCGCAGGTGGAGAAGTGTTGATCCCGATCCAGTGCGAATACTACGCACTTGAGGGCCTCAGCCAGCTCCTCGGAAACATTCAGCTGATCCAGAAACACCTGAACCCTGAACTTCGGGTCTCCACGATCCTGCTCACGATGTACGACGCCCGCACGAATCTTGCTCAGGAAGTGGCGAACGAGGTACGTCAGCACTTCCCCGAGGAAGTGCTCGATGCAGTAATTCCCAGATCAGTGCGGATCTCGGAGGCACCAAGCTACGGCCAGACTGTCCACGAGTACGACAGCGGCTCCATCGGAGCCCTCGCGTATCTCGAAGCAGCTGCCGAGGTCGCCGAACGCGGCGCGCCCACGACGAATACTGACAAGGGAGACCAGGGATGA